The following are from one region of the Bradyrhizobium sediminis genome:
- a CDS encoding ABC transporter substrate-binding protein: MFIRSQMLSQAAAGIAVAGAFGLVTVWAPAQAQESVKVGLILPMTGGQASTGKQIDNAVKLYMQQKGDTVAGKKIEIILKDDGAVPDNTKRIAQELIVNDKVSFIAGFGVTPAALAVAPLATQAKIPEIVMAAGTSIITERSPYIVRTSFTLAQSSTIIGDWAAKNGIKKVATLTSDYAPGNDALTFFKQNFTAGGGQIVEEVKVPLANPDFAPFLQRMKDSKPDAVFVFVPAGQGGNFMKQYAERGLDKTGIKVIGPGDVMDDDLLNGMGDAALGAVTAHHYSAAHPSAMNKEFVAAYKKAYGNRPGFMAVSGYDGIHMIYEALKKTGGKTDGDALVAAMKGMKWESPRGPISIDPETRDIVQNIYIRKVEKVGGELYSVEFATFEAVKDSGKTKK; this comes from the coding sequence ATGTTCATTCGCAGTCAGATGTTGTCGCAGGCCGCAGCCGGCATTGCCGTTGCGGGCGCATTTGGTTTGGTGACGGTTTGGGCGCCGGCGCAGGCGCAGGAGAGCGTGAAGGTCGGCCTGATCCTGCCGATGACCGGCGGCCAGGCGTCGACCGGCAAGCAGATCGACAATGCGGTCAAGCTCTACATGCAGCAGAAGGGCGACACCGTCGCCGGCAAGAAGATCGAGATCATCCTGAAGGACGACGGTGCGGTTCCCGATAACACCAAGCGCATCGCCCAGGAGCTGATCGTCAACGACAAGGTCAGTTTCATCGCCGGCTTCGGCGTTACCCCGGCAGCGCTTGCGGTGGCGCCGCTGGCGACGCAGGCCAAGATCCCGGAAATCGTGATGGCGGCGGGCACCTCGATCATCACCGAGCGCTCGCCCTACATCGTGCGCACCAGCTTCACGCTGGCGCAGTCCTCCACCATCATCGGCGACTGGGCCGCCAAGAACGGCATCAAGAAGGTCGCGACGCTGACCTCCGACTACGCGCCCGGCAACGACGCGCTGACCTTCTTCAAGCAGAATTTCACCGCCGGCGGCGGCCAGATCGTCGAAGAGGTCAAGGTGCCCCTGGCCAATCCCGACTTCGCACCGTTCCTGCAGCGGATGAAGGATTCCAAGCCCGACGCCGTGTTCGTGTTCGTGCCGGCCGGGCAGGGCGGCAACTTCATGAAGCAATATGCCGAGCGCGGCCTCGACAAAACGGGCATCAAGGTGATCGGCCCCGGCGACGTGATGGACGATGATCTCCTGAACGGCATGGGCGACGCCGCGCTCGGCGCCGTCACCGCGCATCATTACTCCGCCGCGCATCCATCCGCGATGAACAAGGAGTTCGTCGCCGCCTACAAGAAGGCATACGGCAATCGTCCGGGCTTCATGGCGGTGAGCGGTTATGACGGCATCCACATGATCTATGAGGCGTTGAAAAAGACCGGCGGCAAGACCGACGGCGACGCGCTGGTCGCAGCCATGAAGGGGATGAAGTGGGAAAGCCCGCGCGGCCCGATCTCGATCGATCCGGAAACCCGCGACATCGTGCAGAACATTTACATCCGCAAGGTCGAGAAGGTCGGTGGCGAACTCTACAGCGTCGAATTCGCCACGTTTGAAGCCGTCAAGGATTCCGGCAAGACCAAGAAATGA
- a CDS encoding branched-chain amino acid ABC transporter permease, with the protein MTTLFTILFDGVAYGMLLFVLACGLAVTLGLMNFVNLAHGAFAMTGGYVCAVLVNQSGWPFFAALPLAFVVSAAIGVALERSLYRHLYTRSHLDQVLFSVGLVFMSVAAVDYIMGSSRIFIKLPAALEGQIDFFGVGVGRYRLMIIVICGLLTAGLQLVLARTRFGSRLRAAVDDPRAASGLGINVPQVFAFTFAFGCGLAGLGGALSAEILGLDPYFPLKFMIYFLIVVTVGGSSSITGPFLASLLLGIGDVAGKYYVPKMGPFVIYTIMIVILIWRPNGLFGRTAAR; encoded by the coding sequence ATGACCACGCTGTTTACCATTCTGTTCGACGGCGTCGCCTATGGCATGCTGCTGTTCGTGCTGGCCTGCGGGCTGGCGGTGACGCTTGGCCTGATGAATTTTGTCAATCTCGCGCATGGCGCATTCGCCATGACGGGCGGCTACGTCTGCGCGGTGCTGGTCAATCAATCCGGCTGGCCGTTCTTTGCGGCGCTGCCGCTGGCCTTTGTCGTCAGCGCGGCGATCGGCGTGGCGCTGGAGCGCTCGCTCTATCGTCACCTCTACACCCGAAGCCACCTCGACCAGGTGCTGTTCTCGGTCGGCCTCGTCTTCATGTCGGTGGCGGCGGTCGACTACATCATGGGATCGTCGCGGATCTTCATCAAACTTCCCGCGGCCCTCGAAGGCCAGATCGATTTCTTTGGCGTTGGCGTCGGCCGCTATCGGCTGATGATCATCGTGATCTGCGGCCTCCTGACCGCCGGCCTCCAGCTGGTGCTGGCGCGCACCCGGTTCGGCAGCCGGCTGCGGGCGGCGGTGGACGATCCGCGCGCGGCCAGCGGGCTCGGCATCAACGTGCCGCAGGTATTTGCCTTTACCTTTGCATTCGGCTGCGGTCTCGCCGGTCTCGGCGGCGCGCTCAGCGCGGAGATCCTCGGGCTCGACCCGTATTTTCCGCTGAAGTTCATGATCTACTTCCTGATCGTGGTGACCGTCGGCGGCTCCTCCAGCATCACCGGGCCGTTTCTGGCCTCGCTGCTGCTCGGGATCGGCGACGTCGCCGGCAAGTATTACGTGCCCAAGATGGGGCCGTTCGTGATCTACACCATCATGATCGTGATCCTGATCTGGCGCCCGAACGGCCTGTTCGGCCGCACGGCTGCGCGATGA
- a CDS encoding branched-chain amino acid ABC transporter permease yields MTAQADVGYHARQHARWRLSEVAFWILALASAFLFPSRYLIMTDILRLALFTLSLDLILGYAGIVSLGHAAFFGVGAYSAGLLALHGIITEPVLALVAAGLVATVVGFLTSFLVIRGVDLTRLMVTLGIALLLEALAERFSNITGGTDGLQGIEMQPILGLFAFDMFGKVGFFYSLAVLFILFLLARRVVHSPFGLSLRAIRNNPLRAAAIGIPVNRRLIAVYTLSAFYAGIAGALFTQTTALASLDVFAFERSADLMLVLVIGGTGYLYGGLIGAVVFKMLQEVFSTLTPQYWQFWIGLVLVVIVLVGRARMHRWALWLPNLAIRQFAGRKAVVAVPESDAS; encoded by the coding sequence ATGACCGCGCAAGCCGACGTTGGATATCATGCCAGGCAGCACGCGCGCTGGCGCCTGAGCGAGGTCGCGTTCTGGATTCTCGCGCTGGCCAGCGCCTTCCTGTTTCCATCGCGCTATCTGATCATGACCGACATCCTGCGGCTGGCGCTGTTTACGCTGTCGCTCGATCTGATCCTCGGCTACGCCGGCATCGTTTCGCTCGGCCATGCCGCGTTCTTCGGTGTCGGCGCCTATTCCGCCGGGCTGCTGGCGCTGCACGGCATCATCACCGAGCCCGTGCTCGCGCTGGTTGCCGCCGGCCTCGTCGCCACCGTGGTCGGCTTCCTCACCAGCTTCCTCGTGATCAGGGGCGTCGACCTGACCCGCCTGATGGTGACGCTGGGGATCGCGCTGTTGCTGGAAGCGCTGGCGGAGCGCTTTTCCAACATCACCGGCGGCACCGACGGGCTGCAGGGCATCGAGATGCAGCCGATCCTCGGCCTGTTCGCGTTCGACATGTTCGGCAAGGTCGGCTTCTTCTACAGCCTTGCGGTGTTGTTCATCCTGTTCCTGCTGGCGCGCCGCGTCGTGCATTCGCCGTTCGGGCTGTCGCTGCGCGCGATCAGGAACAATCCGCTGCGGGCGGCCGCGATCGGCATCCCCGTCAACCGCCGCCTGATCGCGGTCTACACGCTGTCGGCGTTCTATGCCGGGATCGCCGGCGCGCTGTTCACCCAGACCACGGCGCTGGCCTCGCTCGACGTGTTCGCGTTCGAGCGCTCCGCCGACCTGATGCTGGTGCTGGTGATCGGCGGCACCGGCTATCTCTACGGCGGACTGATCGGCGCCGTGGTGTTCAAGATGCTGCAGGAAGTATTCTCGACCCTGACGCCGCAATACTGGCAGTTCTGGATCGGTCTCGTGCTGGTGGTGATCGTGCTGGTCGGCCGGGCGCGCATGCATCGCTGGGCGCTGTGGCTGCCGAACCTGGCGATCCGGCAATTCGCCGGCCGCAAGGCCGTCGTCGCCGTTCCCGAAAGCGACGCGTCATGA
- a CDS encoding ABC transporter ATP-binding protein: MTVALETRGLEKQFGALRVTRELSLKVEQGARHALIGPNGAGKTTVINLLTGVLKPDAGRILLEGNDITDLPVHARVLRGLSRTFQINQLYADLTPLETIGLAVSERLGRGGDWWRRMGTRDDVNAEIAETLARFRLLDVMNDLTATLPYGKQRLLEIAVAIAAKPRVLLLDEPAAGVPASERQDILAAVAALPRNVTVLLIEHDMDLVFSFADRISVLVSGGLLVEGPPDQVARDPAVKAVYLGEAADA; this comes from the coding sequence ATGACGGTTGCGCTGGAAACCAGAGGGCTGGAAAAGCAGTTCGGCGCGCTCCGGGTCACCCGCGAGCTGTCGCTCAAGGTCGAGCAGGGCGCCCGCCACGCGCTGATCGGTCCCAACGGCGCCGGCAAGACCACGGTGATCAACCTTTTGACCGGGGTGCTCAAGCCCGATGCCGGCCGCATCCTGCTCGAGGGCAACGACATCACCGATTTGCCGGTGCATGCCCGCGTGCTGCGCGGGTTGTCGCGCACCTTCCAGATCAATCAGCTCTATGCCGATCTGACGCCGCTCGAGACCATCGGTCTGGCGGTGTCGGAACGGCTCGGCCGCGGCGGCGATTGGTGGCGCCGGATGGGCACCCGCGACGACGTCAATGCCGAGATCGCGGAAACCCTGGCGCGGTTCCGGCTGCTCGACGTGATGAACGACCTGACGGCGACCTTGCCGTATGGCAAGCAGCGCCTGCTCGAGATCGCGGTCGCGATCGCCGCCAAGCCGCGGGTGTTGTTGCTCGACGAGCCCGCCGCCGGCGTTCCAGCAAGCGAGCGGCAGGATATCCTCGCCGCCGTCGCAGCGCTGCCGCGCAACGTCACCGTGCTCCTGATCGAGCACGACATGGATCTGGTGTTCTCGTTCGCCGACCGCATTTCGGTGCTGGTCAGCGGCGGATTGCTGGTGGAAGGCCCGCCGGACCAGGTGGCGCGCGACCCCGCAGTCAAGGCGGTCTATCTCGGCGAGGCGGCCGATGCCTGA
- a CDS encoding ABC transporter ATP-binding protein — MPDLLAIESLRAGYGEAVVLPDMSLRLEEGQALALLGRNGTGKTTLINSIVGVTRRFGGTIALGGVDITGMRPDQRARAGIGWVPQERNIFRSLTVEENMTAVAQPGPWTVAKVYEMFPRLKERRNNFGNELSGGEQQMLAIGRALTLNPKVLLLDEPTEGLAPIIVEELLKALGTITRAGGICSIIVEQHAQKILGLADRVVILERGTIVHDAASSTLKADPAVLERFLGVSGAAAH; from the coding sequence ATGCCTGATCTGCTCGCCATCGAAAGCCTGCGCGCCGGCTATGGCGAAGCCGTGGTGCTGCCCGATATGTCGCTGCGGCTCGAGGAGGGCCAGGCGCTGGCGCTATTGGGGCGCAACGGCACCGGCAAGACCACGCTGATCAATTCGATTGTCGGGGTCACCCGCCGTTTCGGCGGCACCATTGCGCTGGGCGGGGTGGACATCACCGGGATGCGGCCGGACCAGCGGGCCCGGGCGGGCATCGGCTGGGTGCCGCAGGAGCGCAATATCTTCCGTTCGCTCACGGTGGAAGAGAACATGACCGCGGTGGCGCAGCCGGGCCCGTGGACGGTCGCCAAGGTTTACGAGATGTTTCCGCGGCTGAAGGAGCGCCGCAACAATTTCGGCAACGAGCTCTCCGGTGGCGAGCAGCAGATGCTGGCGATCGGACGCGCGCTGACCCTCAATCCGAAGGTGCTGCTGCTGGACGAGCCGACCGAGGGCCTGGCGCCGATCATTGTCGAGGAGCTCTTGAAGGCGCTCGGCACCATTACCCGCGCCGGCGGCATTTGCTCCATCATTGTCGAGCAGCACGCGCAAAAGATTCTAGGGCTTGCCGACCGCGTTGTGATATTGGAGCGCGGCACGATCGTCCATGATGCGGCAAGCAGCACGCTGAAGGCCGATCCTGCGGTACTGGAACGCTTCCTCGGCGTCTCCGGCGCCGCCGCACACTAG
- a CDS encoding cobalamin-independent methionine synthase II family protein, translating into MQRTKAPFRADEVGSLLRPPRIKEARARLEKGEISADDLRKAEDMEIEKVVHKQASIGLKLATDGEFRRSWWHFDFLAKLTGCELFHPETGIQFAGVETRHDAVRVIGKLDFPDNHPMLDHFRFLKKQCDTAHVMPKMTIPSPAVLHFRGGRKSISKDVYPDLDAFFEDLGKTYRKAVKAFYDAGCRYLQFDDTVWAYLCSQDELRKARERGDNPDGLQEIYARIINYAIAERPADMTITTHVCRGNFRSTWISSGGYEPVAETMLAGTNYDGYFLEYDSERAGGFEPLRYLPKGNKIVVVGVITSKSGELEKKDDIKRRLEEASKFVPLDQLAVSPQCGFASTEEGNLLTEEEQWAKLKLAVDVANEVWGK; encoded by the coding sequence ATGCAGCGAACCAAAGCCCCTTTCCGCGCCGACGAGGTCGGCAGTCTGTTGCGGCCGCCGCGCATCAAGGAGGCGCGCGCCAGACTGGAGAAGGGCGAGATCTCGGCCGACGACCTGCGCAAGGCCGAGGACATGGAAATTGAAAAGGTCGTGCACAAGCAGGCCTCGATCGGCCTGAAGCTTGCGACCGACGGTGAATTCCGCCGCTCCTGGTGGCATTTCGACTTTCTCGCCAAGCTCACCGGCTGCGAACTTTTTCACCCCGAGACGGGCATCCAGTTCGCGGGCGTCGAGACGCGGCATGACGCGGTGCGGGTGATCGGCAAGCTGGACTTCCCGGACAATCATCCGATGCTGGACCACTTTCGCTTCCTGAAGAAGCAGTGCGACACCGCGCATGTGATGCCGAAGATGACGATTCCGTCGCCGGCGGTGCTGCACTTCCGCGGCGGCCGCAAGTCGATCTCGAAGGATGTCTATCCCGATCTCGACGCGTTCTTCGAGGATCTCGGCAAGACCTACCGCAAGGCGGTCAAGGCGTTCTACGATGCCGGCTGCCGCTACCTCCAATTCGACGACACGGTCTGGGCCTATCTCTGCTCGCAGGATGAATTGCGCAAAGCCCGCGAGCGCGGCGACAATCCTGACGGCCTGCAGGAGATCTACGCCCGTATCATCAACTATGCGATCGCAGAGCGCCCGGCCGATATGACCATCACCACCCATGTCTGCCGCGGCAATTTCCGCTCGACCTGGATTTCGTCCGGCGGTTACGAGCCGGTGGCGGAGACTATGCTGGCTGGCACCAACTACGACGGCTACTTCCTCGAATACGACTCCGAACGCGCCGGCGGCTTCGAGCCGCTGCGCTATCTGCCGAAAGGCAACAAGATCGTGGTGGTCGGCGTCATCACTTCGAAATCGGGCGAATTGGAAAAGAAGGATGACATCAAGCGGCGGCTGGAAGAGGCGAGCAAGTTCGTCCCGCTCGATCAGCTCGCGGTATCGCCGCAATGCGGCTTCGCCTCGACCGAAGAGGGCAACCTCCTCACCGAGGAAGAGCAGTGGGCAAAACTGAAGCTCGCGGTCGATGTCGCAAACGAGGTGTGGGGCAAGTAG
- a CDS encoding glycosyltransferase, producing the protein MNPARSVPTASVELSSQRKRDLLDHFETNSEELDRWREFNAAYHDDDRKFMRFLIPPGKRVLELGCSRGDLLAALEPSYGVGIDFSAKAIEKARALHPGLNFVHGDFEDPATLAAIEGPFEYIVMADTIGLFEDIDGTLRLIQNLCSPSTRIIIAYYSHLWEPVLKLAETMGLRSKQPKINYIATADFMNLMDLADFEVISQEQRQLLPRRWLGLGPFINRFIAPLPGIRQLCLRTYLVGRPVRSFPDRKFSASILIPCRNEKGNIENAIRRMPKFGSAQEILFVEGNSSDGTFEECERVRDAYRDSWDIKVLKQDGKGKGDAVRKGFAAATGDVLMILDADLTMPPEALPKYHAVIESGKAEFVNGTRLVYPMENEAMRPLNFIANRCFAYLFSYLVNTRLTDTLCGTKVLLRKDYEVLARERGYFGNFDPFGDFDLIFGAAKQNLKIVETPIHYKARTFGETQISRFRDGWLLLKMVWFAYRKLKAI; encoded by the coding sequence ATGAATCCCGCACGATCCGTCCCCACGGCTTCAGTCGAGCTTTCCAGCCAGCGCAAGCGCGACCTGCTCGACCACTTCGAGACCAACAGCGAGGAGCTGGATCGCTGGCGCGAATTCAACGCCGCTTATCATGACGACGACCGCAAGTTCATGCGGTTCCTGATTCCGCCGGGAAAGCGGGTACTGGAACTCGGCTGCAGCCGGGGAGATTTGCTGGCCGCGCTCGAGCCGTCCTATGGCGTAGGCATCGATTTCAGCGCCAAGGCGATCGAGAAGGCGCGCGCGCTGCATCCGGGCTTGAATTTCGTCCACGGCGACTTCGAAGATCCGGCGACGCTGGCCGCGATCGAAGGCCCGTTCGAATACATCGTGATGGCCGATACCATCGGCCTGTTTGAGGACATCGACGGTACGTTACGGCTTATACAGAATTTGTGCTCGCCGTCGACGCGCATCATCATCGCCTATTACTCCCATTTGTGGGAGCCGGTCCTGAAACTCGCCGAGACGATGGGCCTGCGCAGCAAGCAGCCCAAGATCAACTACATCGCCACCGCCGACTTCATGAACCTGATGGACCTCGCCGATTTCGAGGTGATCAGCCAGGAGCAGCGGCAATTGCTGCCGCGGCGCTGGCTCGGGCTCGGCCCGTTTATCAATCGCTTCATCGCGCCGCTGCCGGGCATCCGGCAGTTGTGCCTGCGAACCTATCTGGTCGGGCGCCCGGTCCGGTCGTTTCCGGACCGGAAATTCTCCGCCAGCATCCTCATTCCCTGCCGCAACGAGAAGGGCAACATCGAAAACGCGATCCGGCGCATGCCGAAATTCGGCTCCGCCCAGGAAATCCTCTTCGTCGAAGGAAACTCCAGCGACGGCACGTTCGAGGAGTGCGAGCGCGTCCGCGACGCCTACAGGGACAGCTGGGACATCAAGGTGCTGAAGCAGGACGGCAAGGGCAAGGGCGACGCCGTCCGCAAGGGTTTTGCCGCCGCGACCGGCGACGTGCTGATGATCCTCGACGCCGATCTGACGATGCCGCCGGAAGCGCTGCCCAAATACCACGCGGTGATCGAGAGCGGCAAAGCCGAATTCGTCAACGGCACCCGGCTGGTCTACCCGATGGAAAACGAGGCGATGCGCCCGCTGAATTTCATCGCCAACCGCTGCTTCGCCTATCTGTTCAGCTATCTCGTCAATACCCGCCTGACCGACACGCTGTGCGGAACCAAGGTCCTGCTGCGCAAGGACTACGAGGTGCTGGCGCGGGAGCGCGGCTATTTCGGCAACTTCGATCCGTTCGGCGATTTCGACCTGATTTTCGGCGCCGCCAAGCAGAACCTGAAGATTGTCGAGACGCCCATCCACTACAAGGCGCGCACCTTCGGCGAAACCCAGATCTCGCGCTTTCGCGATGGCTGGCTGCTCCTGAAGATGGTCTGGTTCGCCTATCGCAAGCTCAAGGCGATTTGA
- a CDS encoding caspase family protein has translation MRRWILMLALAAMMPWSAPALAQARSQLGPLCTTATTPADQQIDACNKIVALKVFSGEKLATIYFWRAVGWNKKGNYAQVIADATEALRLKPDIALYNLRGSAFYDKGEHDIAIADFNDALRIGPPSGIIYHNRGNAFRSRGDYAKAIADYDSAIRLGPKDAFTYQNRGSAKQALGDLDGALADINEAIRINPTLPSPLNNRTVIWRAKGDFDRAIADGTEAIRLAKAKAPVNVMTPPGSVLISAYVQRGLAYEAKGDYEHAREDFRATLEGVAVDAGSKANQATAKVRLSLLSDPVAPTLPTPRAAPGTPSATEPKAASAPPPAAAGVGFAGRRVALVIGNGAYAHVKALPNPPNDARSIAKSLREIGFTVSEGIDLDRAAMQKTTRDFLREAARAQVAVVYYAGHGVQIDGRNYLVPVDVRLQAGTSMTDAMIDMDTILAGLDDQVRTNILILDACRNNPLEPQVASAGANRAIGAGSGLAAPAALGAGATLGAGTLIAFATAPGQVALDGEGTNSPFSAALSRHIGTSGLEVQQMLTRVRAEVVAATKAKQVPWSNSSLLGEVYLAEK, from the coding sequence ATGCGCCGTTGGATTCTGATGCTCGCCTTGGCCGCAATGATGCCGTGGTCGGCGCCCGCCCTCGCCCAAGCGCGCTCGCAGCTCGGGCCGCTCTGCACCACCGCTACCACCCCGGCCGACCAGCAGATCGACGCCTGCAACAAGATCGTGGCGCTGAAAGTGTTCTCCGGCGAGAAACTGGCGACGATCTATTTCTGGCGCGCGGTGGGCTGGAACAAGAAGGGCAACTATGCGCAGGTGATCGCCGATGCCACCGAGGCGCTGCGCCTGAAACCCGATATCGCGCTCTACAATCTGCGCGGCTCGGCCTTTTACGACAAGGGCGAGCACGACATCGCGATTGCCGATTTCAACGACGCGCTGCGGATCGGCCCGCCGAGCGGCATCATCTATCACAACCGCGGCAACGCCTTTCGCTCCAGGGGCGATTACGCCAAAGCCATCGCCGATTACGATTCGGCGATCAGGCTCGGTCCGAAGGACGCGTTCACCTACCAGAACCGCGGCTCCGCCAAACAGGCACTCGGCGACCTCGACGGCGCGCTCGCCGACATCAACGAGGCGATCCGGATCAATCCAACGCTGCCCTCCCCGCTTAACAACCGTACCGTGATCTGGCGCGCCAAGGGCGACTTCGACCGCGCCATCGCCGACGGTACCGAGGCGATCCGGCTCGCGAAGGCCAAGGCGCCGGTCAACGTCATGACGCCGCCGGGCAGCGTGCTGATATCGGCCTATGTCCAGCGCGGCCTCGCCTATGAGGCGAAGGGCGACTATGAGCACGCCCGGGAAGACTTCAGGGCAACGCTGGAAGGCGTCGCCGTCGATGCCGGAAGCAAAGCCAATCAGGCCACCGCGAAGGTCCGCCTCTCGCTGCTGTCGGACCCGGTCGCGCCCACCCTGCCTACGCCGCGCGCAGCGCCGGGGACCCCCTCCGCAACCGAACCGAAGGCGGCGTCGGCGCCGCCGCCGGCAGCGGCCGGGGTTGGATTCGCCGGCCGGCGCGTCGCGCTGGTGATCGGCAACGGCGCCTATGCCCACGTCAAGGCACTGCCCAATCCGCCCAACGATGCGCGTTCGATTGCGAAGAGCCTGCGCGAAATCGGCTTCACCGTCTCCGAAGGCATCGATCTCGACCGCGCGGCAATGCAGAAGACGACCCGCGATTTCCTGCGCGAGGCGGCGCGCGCGCAGGTCGCCGTCGTCTACTACGCCGGCCATGGCGTCCAGATCGACGGCCGCAATTACCTCGTGCCGGTCGATGTCAGGCTGCAGGCCGGCACCAGCATGACGGACGCCATGATCGACATGGATACGATTCTCGCCGGCCTCGACGACCAGGTCCGCACCAACATCCTGATCCTGGACGCCTGCCGCAACAATCCGCTTGAGCCGCAGGTTGCCTCTGCGGGAGCCAACCGCGCCATCGGAGCCGGATCGGGACTGGCGGCGCCAGCTGCGCTCGGTGCCGGCGCAACGCTGGGCGCGGGAACGCTGATCGCGTTTGCGACCGCCCCCGGTCAGGTCGCGCTCGACGGCGAAGGCACCAACAGCCCGTTCTCGGCGGCGCTGTCGCGCCACATCGGCACATCAGGGCTTGAGGTGCAGCAGATGCTGACGCGCGTGCGCGCCGAGGTTGTCGCCGCGACCAAAGCCAAACAGGTGCCGTGGTCGAATTCCTCCCTGCTCGGCGAGGTCTATCTGGCTGAGAAGTAG
- the metK gene encoding methionine adenosyltransferase, whose translation MRASYLFTSESVSEGHPDKVSDQISDAILDAFIEKDVKLGIADDSLVNTRLGCETLCTTNKIVIAGEGRGQLFRTIHGQSVVDRELITQIARDVVKDIGYDQNGFSYHGADVEVLLHGQSPDIAMGVDAKKKKSGEEEGAGDQGMMFGYACTESEVYQKGSYMPAPIYFAHKILKVLSEKRRNGQLADLQPDAKSQVTVKYVNGKPVGCTKVVVSTQHNERSRNNKKYSPGLIKEMISTAVESALPKGWMPAKSSDFLVNPTGNFVVGGPDGDCGLTGRKIIVDTYGGYAPHGGGAFSGKDPTKVDRSAAYAARYLAKNVVAAGLADRCTIQVAYAIGVADPMSLLVDTHGTGKVDEKKLEKILPELFRLTPTNIRRTLKLNRPIYRRTAAYGHFGRSPERDGGFSWEKTDLADALKGAV comes from the coding sequence ATGCGCGCGTCTTATCTGTTCACCTCCGAGTCGGTTTCCGAAGGTCATCCGGACAAGGTCTCGGATCAAATCTCCGATGCGATCCTCGACGCCTTCATCGAGAAGGACGTCAAGCTCGGTATTGCCGATGACAGTCTCGTCAATACCCGGCTCGGCTGCGAGACGCTCTGCACCACCAACAAGATCGTGATCGCCGGCGAAGGCCGTGGCCAGCTGTTCCGTACCATCCACGGCCAGTCGGTGGTCGACCGCGAGCTGATCACGCAGATCGCGCGCGATGTCGTCAAGGACATCGGATATGACCAGAACGGCTTCTCGTATCATGGCGCCGATGTCGAGGTGCTGCTGCACGGCCAGTCGCCCGACATCGCCATGGGCGTCGACGCCAAGAAAAAGAAGAGCGGCGAAGAAGAGGGCGCCGGCGACCAGGGCATGATGTTCGGATATGCCTGCACCGAGAGCGAGGTCTACCAGAAGGGCTCGTACATGCCCGCGCCGATCTACTTCGCGCACAAGATCCTGAAGGTGTTGTCGGAGAAGCGGCGCAACGGCCAACTCGCCGACCTGCAGCCCGACGCCAAGAGCCAGGTCACGGTGAAATACGTCAACGGCAAACCGGTCGGCTGCACCAAGGTCGTGGTCTCGACCCAGCACAATGAGCGAAGCCGCAACAACAAGAAATATTCGCCGGGCCTGATCAAGGAGATGATCTCGACCGCGGTGGAGTCGGCGCTGCCGAAGGGCTGGATGCCGGCGAAGTCGTCCGACTTCCTGGTCAACCCGACCGGCAATTTCGTGGTCGGCGGTCCCGACGGCGACTGCGGCCTGACCGGCCGCAAGATCATCGTCGATACCTATGGCGGTTACGCCCCGCATGGCGGCGGCGCCTTCTCGGGCAAGGACCCGACCAAGGTCGACCGCTCCGCCGCCTATGCCGCGCGCTACCTCGCCAAGAACGTGGTTGCCGCCGGCCTTGCCGACCGCTGCACCATTCAGGTGGCCTATGCGATCGGCGTCGCCGATCCGATGTCGCTCCTGGTCGATACCCACGGTACCGGCAAGGTCGATGAGAAGAAGCTCGAGAAGATCCTGCCGGAGCTGTTCCGCCTGACGCCGACCAACATCCGCCGCACGCTGAAGCTCAACCGTCCGATCTACCGCCGCACCGCGGCCTACGGTCATTTCGGCCGCTCGCCGGAAAGGGATGGCGGGTTCTCCTGGGAAAAGACCGATCTTGCCGACGCGCTGAAGGGCGCGGTCTGA